TGCTCTACTTCAATTTGCCCATTCTCAACACATTCTCTTATGAAATGATACCTCCTATGTATATATTTGCTTCTGCCATGAAAAACAAGATTCCTTGTAAGAGCTATTGCTGACTTGTTGTCCATTAAGACTGATGTTTTCACACAAGGGAAACCAGTAGCTTCACTAAGCAAATCTTGAAGCCAAATCGCTTGCTTTCCGGCTTCGGTTGCAGCCATGAATTCAGCCTCATATGAAGACATTGCAACAGTGTCTTGTTTCTGAGTACACCAGGTAATAGGACTATCATTTAGATAAAAGATGTGACCTGTTGTGCTCCTACCATCGTCTTTATCTCCATTGTGACTGCTGTCGCTATAACCGATGAgacttgttctgtttcttcgaGAATATGTGAGACCATATGACGAAGTTCCGCGCAAATACCTAATGACTTGTTTCAAGGCAACTCCATGAGATTCTTTGGGTTCGTGCATGTATCTGCTTTGCATTCCAACACAATACGAGAGGTCTGGTCGCATGTGAAGTAGGTAGCGAAGACAGCCAATGTTTCTTCTGTACTCTGTCTCGTCGATGCTTCGCTCCTCTGCTGCTTTAGATAACTTTAACCCAGCATCCATTGGTATGTGAACCGAATTACACTCTGCCATTCCAACTtcacttaatattttttctgcATACCTTTCTTGGCTCAACGTGAATCCATCTTTGTGTTGAACTACTTCAATGACGAGGTAATAAGTCAATCTACCAAGATCACTCATCTCAAACTTAGATGCCATTCCTCTTTTGAAATCTAGAATAATGCTTAGACTAGAACCTGTTACCAatagatcatcaacatacacgGCTACAAGGAGGAGGTGCTCTTTTTCTTGCTTTCGATACAGAGAAGGGTCTTTGAAGCATTTAACAAAATTCAAGTCCTTAAGAATTTTGTTTAGCTTTGTGTTCCATGCTCTTGGCGCCTGTTTTAGCCCATAGAGTGCCTTGTTCAGTCTGTATACCTTATCCTCACTTCCTTTGATCACATATCCTTCAGGCTGAGTAACATACACTGTCTCTTTTAGCTCCCCATGAAGAAATGCGGTTTTTATATCCAGGTGATGTATCTCCCAACTTTGCGAAGCTGCTAGTGCAATGATAAACCGAACTGTTTCAATACGGGCAACTGGCGCGAAGacttcatcaaaatcaactCCATGTCTCTGAACATATCCTTTGGCTACGAGTCTTGCTTTGTGTTTGTTAATACTCCCATCAGAATTTCGCTTTAGTTTGAAAACCCACTTTAACCCTATTGGTTTCATTCCCACAGGACGATCAACCAAATCCCAAGTCTTGTTCCTTGTTATTGATGCAATCTCTTCATTACAAGCCTCCTTTCAAGCTTCTGATTTTTCTGCTTCCGCAAACTCACACGGTTCTCCATCTATGACCATCAAGAGATGTTCACTTTCAGCTTCAGCGAACAACACGTAATCTTCTAAGTACTTAGGTTTTGTCTTGGGTCGCGATGATGCTCGTAACTGTGGCTGAGGTTgatcttgttcttcatcttgtACACTCTCTGTTTCTGGTTCTGTTTCAGGCTCTGTTTCAGCTCGACCGTTGTCATCGAAGCTATCTCCTTGGtgactttcttctttgtttctctccatGTCTTCATTATTTTCGCCTCTAATTCCATTATTACCAAACTCCTCAAAGCTTATCTTAAATGTTCCACCATCTTCATGTGTCTTCCTTCCTAGataactccaagtccagctttTACTCTCATCAAATATTACATCTCTGCTCACCACGACTTTCTTACTTGTTGGATCCAACAGGCGATAGGCTTTTGAGCCTGGTTCAATACCAAGATGCACCAAGACTCGAGACCTATCATCAAGTTTCTTAAGATGTTGAACCTCTGTTCTAGCATAACACACACACCCGAAGACACGCAGATGGTCAACGACCGGCTTTCTTCCCTTGAGAACTTCATACAGAGTCTTTGTGTCTAAGGCTCTAGTTGCAACTCTATTGATGAGATAGGTAGCATGTCTCACAGCTTCACCCCAAAGATAATTTGGCATGTCCATCTGTTTTAGTATACTTCTAGTCATCTCCAAGAGTGTTCTATTTCGACGTTCGACCACCCCGTTTTGTTGAGGCGTGTATGGCGCTGTCAAGTGTCTTGTAATACCAGAATCATCACAGAAATCTTGAAACTCATGAGACGTAAACTCTCCTCCCCTATCTGTTCAAAACGTTTTAATGGACTCTCCTGTTTCTTGTTCGACCATTGCCTTGAACTTCTTGAATTTTTCAAATGCATCGCTCTTCTCTCTCAAGAGTAGCGACCACATATAGCGTGAGTGATCGTCAATTACGACAAAGATGTACCTGTTTCGAGCAGACGTAGAGGGTGTAATAGGACCGCACAGATCACCATGGATGAGTTCGAGTAGCTTTGATGCACGGAAAGATGTTGACTGAGGGAAGATTCGCCGTGTTTGCTTTCCGAGTAGACAAGAGACACATGTTTCCTTTTCAATTGGTATATTTGGTATACCAATTACCAGCTCCTTTTGTATCATCTTCTTTATGGTTTCTAGACCAACATGTCCTAACCTTTCATGCCATCTAGTAGAATCACTCTACGCCATCAACTGCAGACATTTATTGGTTTCGCCACCTTCCATAAGGACTTTGTACAAACGATTTTTTGATCTTGTAGCCTATACCAATAGAATACCGTTTCGATCATGCAGTGTGAGGTAGTCTTCCTTCATTCTTACATCACATCCCGATTCTGTAGCCTGCCCCAAGCTTATGATATTGCTCTTTAAGTCCGGTATATAGTAGACATCTGCCAGAATTTTCTTGTCTCCATTCTTTGTGATAAAAAGAACTGAACCTTTTCCTCTTATATCGATGCGTGAATCATCCCCGAGCCGCACCTTACCTGTGACCGTCTTGTCAAGCTTGGAGAAGTATGTGAGATTTCCGGACATATGATTGCTCGCTCCATTATCAAGATACCAGACACTGGTGTCATGTTTTTCGAAATCTTTTGGTGTCACATTCTTCTCATTCAGGTAGACGACTTCATGTATCATGAGTTCCTCAGCTTCTTTGGTGTCCTCTTGATCATTCTCTCGTGTTTCTTGGAGTTTAAGCAACCTATCTGGACATTCTGATGCATAATGTCCTATTTTATAACACCGAAAACACACCACCTTAGACTTGTCTCGCTCTTGCCTATATCCTCCGTTTGATTGATTCCAAAAacgtcctcttcctcgtcctcaACCATTAAACCGTCCTCCTTGACCTCTACCTCTTCCACCTGAGCCATAGTTCCCTTGGTAAGGCTGAAAGTCCGTATTAGCATACATGAGTTTTCCTTGATCATTTGattgttcatcctcttctttGGCAGATATCCGCTCCTCATAGGTTTTCAGCCTTCCCACGAtgtcttcaaaacttgtggtaTGAAGATTAAGCACTTGTTCAAGTGAAGCAATAATATGTATGTATCGCTTTCTTGGCAAGCTCATAAGGAATTTCTTGACAAGTTTTGGTTCTTCAATGGTTTCTCCTAAGGCAGCAGATTTTGTTGACTATTCTGAGAGCTTACCGGCGAAAGCATCGATAGTGTCAGATTCTTTCATCTTGAGTCGGTCAAATTCGGCCAGAAGAGTTTGTAATCGTGCTTCTTTGACCCTGTCAGCACCAACATATCTTGCTTTGATCGCATCCCAAACTGCTTTAGAATTATTGAGATCTCCAACTTATAGAATCAGCACCTCCGCTATGGACTGGAAAAGAAGAGCTCTCGCCATGTCATCCTTCTCAACATCGGTCGTTCCTGGTTCTATAGCTTCCCAGACCTTATGTACTTTGAGCGTAATCCTCATACGCATGGACCACACGGTGTAGTTGGTGATGGTAAGCATAGGACATTGTATGGACGAGAGATTGCTTTCTTTCGGTTTAGCCACAACGATATCACTCATGTTTGCGATTTCAAACGGAAGAACTTAGATTCTagttttgctctgataccaaataaagaaCTAGAACACAAGAACTTCAAAGAATTTAAGAACACAATATCAAAAGAATTACTCTCTTTTATTAAGCTTTAGGAAAATCACTCAAAACCTAAAGttctctcttgctctctcttAAACTCATAAGTTATGCAACACCCTTGCATCTTCTTATATAGTAAAGACCTTAGACAAAGTTTCCTAAACCAAATTGGAAAACTAACTTATTAGATAtctcttaaatctcaaatatgtatatttagcttttctcctaaatatacttatCTTTGGCCTCAAGCTATGTCAAGCTTATacaacaatatatttatttacaactCTATTCACAAAATTGAAACCGTAAATCATTGATGTGCTTTTATAAAATTGATCGACAACACAAGTCAACAAAAATGACATGCTTCGTAGAAGATATATGTAATGTAAGTGGATATTGGATAATACAATGTTTTGGGGTTGTTGTGTCACTGCGACAATAACTCCTacaagttcaaatattaaaccaaTCGCATATTTTCTGAATAAACAAGTGtgcatatataaattttagtatgACTTCTTCTTTGCGAATAGTCGTCGGTTAgcctgttaaaaaaaatcattttcatgAAAACTATACTTACTATATACCTTCTTCACAAAACActagatttatatttttcaaagaCGCGGTATAgtctttttcaaatattttgtttcgatTATAGTGAAAGTTGTCATTTGATTACTACAAAAGTTGTCATTGTCAAAGTTGTCATTGATTACTATAAATGTTTACAAGCAATGAATGACCCCTATTGATCTACTACATCATTTTCCTATCTAcatcattgtatatatatgcctAACCCCTGAAACTGCCGACATTGGTAAAAAATTGCATTCTTCAAACGTAAACAAACTCGGTTTAATATGATATAATTTGATGTAGTGAGAAAAAAATGGCCCTAAGGTCGTTTTGAGCCGAAAGGAGAGAGAACTCAAAATCAGCACACTAATATATCAAATAACAACAACAGGTGAACCACACCATAGCATTAAAACTTTGTTTAGAGACAGCACCCACGGCTTATTATTAGTATCAATGAAGCTTCAAGTAAGAAACTGTATAAAAccaagtttaaagaaaaagaagaggaaaaaaaaagagagacaaactgacagaaacaaaaaaagtattaaacCCCAAACCAATATGACAGCTCCTCAGAGAAACACATAGCCTTCCAATTCAACAATCTCTGCATCAGATACTCTTCATGTTCCATCTACAGTCCTACACCACCATTACCTGATTCACCAAACAACAGATCAAAGCGGATTACATggcaaacaaaggaagaaacaCAGTATCATCATATAAACACAACTTACATGGAAGAATGCTTTCGGTGAATGGGAATACAGCCGGATTCGTAAATCCAGTCCGAGGGCCCCTTGTCTTCCTCCAGATTTTAGTCTCCACATCATATATACGCCAGTGTGTCTCAGTCACACATATGATATTGTTCTTTAATGAAGTTACAGATAAAACCAGTTCTTCATCTCTGATTGGAGTTTTAATCGTCAGTACAGGGTCCCAACTATATTTCTCACCCTCGTCTTTCCAGACCCAAATATCCATCTTGCCTGGATGTAGAACAAACAATGCGAGAGATCCTTGAAAAATGATTAGATGAGTTGCCTCTGTGATCTTGTCTTCACCCTTTAGACCATCTGAATACTCAGGCAAGTTTATAACCTCAAATCTCCCTTCCAAATCCACTGAGAGGATCTCACCTGGCTCATCTAACGATACCAGCCAGTATATTTTACCTCCAACAAAAATATGACCAGTTCTGTATGGCCTAAGACCAGAACACATAGGAACACAAGGCACGGAGCCGATGTTTTTCCAAGAACCATTGCTGGACGAATACACCTCACATTCAAATGCTAAAGCATAAACAACTTGACCTTCTTGAAAATAATATCCCTTTACGGTCACCTTTTCTTTAGGAATTTCCTTTCTAACGCAGAATATACGGAAAATTCTATAGTCACTAATGTCGGAGCCATAAGCCACTCCAACACTTGGTTCAATCCCAAATGAGGATCTCCCTTTGGGAAGAAGGAGAGTTTCCCTCGTACAAGGGTTGCATATCCATATCTGCAGATCACAAAACTTGTTTTCTACGTCTTTGTCACAAAATGTATTTACACAGCAGATGATTCCGTTAGAGGATGATATCATGTACATGGACTCCTCATGGCTTCTTTGAGATGGATCAATAGTGTTGAGGAGGGAACGTCTAAAACTCCTTGCATCCATCGAATACAACTTCATTGTTGTCTCCATAGTAGGACAAACTATAAATGATGGATTCTTTCTTGATTCAGATAACTGCAGCTCTGCAAGGTACTTGCTAATTGTCTTACAATACCGGATATATTTGACAGAGACTCGAGACCGCAAGTCAATTGCATCTACGGCACTCATCCGCTTGATCCGCTGAGAACAAGTTTTGACCATTTTCTGTTTGCTCTGTTGCTAGTCCTctgcagcaaaaaaaaaatgattaacacATAAAAGAGATTCACAAAGAAATCAGTGCCCTTTAAGGACCAAAAAGACTGGAAAGAAATACCAAGCACCCATCAGAACCAAGTAAAACGGTTTGAAAAtgacttaaaagttaaaactgaaATAACAGTACATATCAACAGTTCATAGTCACGATTTACTAGGAAATAGTTTACCGGCAGAGTAACTAACTAATACATGGACtgacttaaaagttaaaactgaaCACTCTCTGCAAAGAACTTAAAGTGCATTGATGTGATCTGAGcattcatattcatataaacCCACAATTTTGAGCATGAATTTCAAGAAACCTTACTTACATATACCTATACAGGTGACAATATTAGTGAACAGAGAGAAGACAAACAATGCCAACTTTAGCTTCTTGATTGTGCCATTTCCCAAAATGCAGAATAAAGAAAATGCAGATTCTATGTAGCATATGAAACAATCTGAAAGAAATGGAAGCATATGAAACAAACTGTTCCTAGATTAGATTGGCTAATCATAGTCTATTCACACCTGAACAACAACGAACCTTTTCACAAATCTTTGATTGAAGCTTTCAATATTGCGTATTTGGCCTATGTTGAAAACCCTAGATTAGATTGGCTAATCATTGTTCCACTGTGAAGAGTATTCACAAACGTCAGTTGGTATTAGAGCCGAATCGGTACGCCTGATGCCATTCAAGACGGTGTCATTTCCCACAGGACGTGACTGTTGACTGACCACCGCACCAATCCCCAATTCACCAATGATTAGccaacataaatatattaaaaccgGTACTCTTCACAGATTGGCCAAATACGCAATACGCCTGTTCTCAAAGATAAAGTCActaacctggctctgataccaaaactGGCGCAGCGTAGTTGATATAAAACCTTATGTTCGTTGATTCCGATGAATAGCCGAACAGAAGGGTGGTCTTGTCGTTCGTTGATTCAAAGAATAACCGAACAAAAGACGATCTCGTGAATCGTTGATTCAAAGAATAGCCGATTAACAAGAGATAAAAGGAAAAGCTTAAAGCTTAAAGTATTATTCAATAAAGTCTTCCCTTGCTAATGACGCTAAGAGgctatttaaacaaaataagcaAAGAACCCTAGGTCACAAACCGACTCAAAGGAGTTTGAGACAAAACGTAAAGCCCAAGaaacttaaacaaaacaaagcccaacgagaaaaaggaaataaaagaagaCAACATAAAGATGCGCTGCATCAATATCAATGCAaagggagagaaagaaaaatagttttCCTGGAAACCAAACCTGTGACAAAAAGACGCAGCTGCTGATTGCAGCGAAAAAAAGTCACAAATGATCCATGAAACTATGCATGACCTGTTTCATCCAGCTTACCCtttaaaatggagaaaaatcataaaaagtgagtctttttaaggttttttttatataaatgaaacaacaaatccaaagaaaacaaatttgacCCACATTTATGTTCATCAAATcataagagataaaaaaaatcgattCTATTCTGATTCCCGCTTTTGTGCACCATCAATCACTAAAAGATTGTAACGCTTCGAACATGATTCGATTCACCAATTCTCTATATTTGTCAGTTACCTCCTCTCAtaagtagtagaagaagaataagataaCGGCAAGAGATTCCGATGACAGGCAATTAAAACTCCCCAACAAATTAGGTAACAGTTTCATCActcactcttttttattttgcggcttttgattttctttttttttggaaatggAGAAGAGTATCGAGGAAATGAAGAACACGTGTTTTGATTTGGGAGAAGAGAGATATCAATCATATACTCCCTCCTGTAACGCTTGTCATTAGGTTTTGGTTACGATTCTCACAAATTTAaccgggaaaaaaaaaacggaaacaACCCCCTCTCCTCCTTGACTCGTCAGGTTCAAACAATGCGGCAtgcaaaccaaaaaatgattacttcttTGGTCTAATTCATCAATGTGGAAGCCAAGCAAAAGCatattgaaaagaagaaaagagaatgataatttttttggcTATTTAAAGGGGACGTCAAATTTGTGAAGAATTTCCACAGATTTCATAGTCAACCAAATTTACTAATCCACAAGTAAGATTTTGGAACCGAACCATGTCATCATCACCCATGGGATGGGGACACCTCAATCCAcatcttaaaaaagaaaaccctatcgACCTTAAAAAGTTTCTactaaaaaaaggaaaggattagttttttttttttttgtctttgagaCAGAATTAATCAGCCGTCGATCCGCTGGAAGAAGTAGACGTAACCCATGTCTTTAGGTGGGTCAGTCGAGATACCAACTTTGCTGTCATTGAAAATCACCCAACGACCTTCTTTCAATATGTGAGCCACGTAATGCCCACAGTGAACTGATGTTCCCATGTGACTTACTATTCCAAACAGCTTGTATTCTGCAGTTAAAGATCATATTCTTAGAGTTAGGAATTATTCTcgtgaaaacattgaaaaaaacaCACTAAGATTTGTTTTGCAAAATGAGATCGAAAGACTAAAAAGGAGGGTTTAAGAAACTAACTCCCTCCTCCATCTGGTAATGCACTTTGAGCCGGAGTCTGCGCTGAATTGCTAGAGGAAACATCCATGTCTGAAACAGATGCATTAGGGTTGTTGAATATCCAATCTGTTGCTTTCTCAATATCTCCTCCCTgattaagaaaaccaaaaaaacaaaaagaagaagacaatttcAGTGATcagagtaaagaaaaaaagagccTCGCAGTACTGCAACTAATTTGCTCAAAAGTATTATACCGAAGCTTTTAGTGCCTTTCGagcaacatcttcagcaaaaccAAAGGAGAGTAAGGTATCAACGCTTGATTGATCAACGTCCGATGTTTGATGTGAGATCGGTGCATCGATGTCTACGAAACATAATGCCTCATCGTATTAGAAATTGGTCTCCAAACGTAACATGATATAGTTTGATGAGTGAAGTTGAGCCTTAACTACAAGACTGGTGTTTTCAATTACCTGGATCATCCATGTGAGAAAGTAACCAGTTCATTGCCTCTTCAACCCCAGCATTGGAAGTATTTATGGCAGCTTTCTGGCAATGAAGCTGGTTAAATCCCATTGAGACAAGTTGTGCAACTATCTCCTCATTTGCCACAGGCTTCGCTGATTCCATCACTTCTTCTGGAACTGTAtgcaaaaaaaatccaacatcCAACAAAATTACAGGGAGAATTACAAGTTTTGTTTATCTGACAATATAATAAATGAATGGAGAGTGGACAAGGAAATAAAGAATAGAACACAAAGACTCTAAAACAACTATGacatgcaaaagaaaaaaaaacgtaatcAAATTACTGAAAACAACCCAAATAAGTAGCTAGTGAATGCAgtctaaaagaaagaaaactcctctgtgataaaaaaaaaaaaaaaaaaaaaaaaaaaaaNACGCAGCAGACATGTAGTTTGACTGTTAAAATTCCAGCAAAATTTATCTGCTTGGAAATGTATTTAAGTGATTTGACGATTAAGGATGATTTATTACAGCCATGGTGTACAGGATGCAACAGTACACAGACTTCCCTTCTTAGAAAGTAACTGCCATGATAAAGAAACAGTTTAAGGTATGCTGgtacttttaaatgattaataaaCTGAGTACTAATCCAAGATAGGTTCAAAAAGGCCAGTAGTCATGACATTCGAAGAAGTAGCACTGAGATCGaaacaatcaataaattaagTCAATCATTATGTATGTGAATCATGAAACACAATTCTTGTAATAAATATAACGACGTACCGCCATCTGGCAACAGTTCTTCCCCAGGTTGGAGTCCTTTGCTACGCATGTGGCTGATATCAATAACATCCGGAACATCAATGTACACATCTGCCTCAGCAAATCAAGAAAAAGCTAATAAGTATTTATATACAGGGCCAGTAGGGGAACATTACAAGGAACTGTGTATCAGAAAGAGACCAAGTTTCTTTGGCACCCAGCCTTCCTCCATAACAAACTTCCGCATGTGCAAAACCAAATAATCTGGGAAAGATGTCAAACCAGTAGTCCTGCATGAAATGGAAACCAAAAATACACCCTTAAAAACTTACTTTCATTTTATTCTTGGTGCACTTGAATTCACTCAGcaaaaaaatatcatacttGATAGCTGTTGTCCTCCCCTTCAGAGCAGAGCTATAATAATCCTCAATCTGCTCTGATGATACAAAATTTGCTAAACAAGCTTCTAAAGGAACGCGTGGTCGTACGATTTCATCACTTGCCCTGCTGAAGATAAATATCTTAGATAAGCAGAGAAAATACGAACATATTAAACTTGAGTTAATTAACTCACATATCATTTTCTTCCAATCCTTTTCCTGCTTTCTGCTTGTTAAAGGCTTCTAATTCATCTTGATCACCAAACATTCAgcaaaacaaagacaacaaaattaagaaacacaCCAAATGACATAGGAAGGGGAACAGAGACAGACGAACAGGATATACCTTTATTAGTTGCCTCATGCAACGGAATGTTCAAAGAAAGAATACAGTCATCCCTCTTATTATATGAAACCTTTCCAGATGGACAAAGGATCTTTTCTTCTATCCCAAACTTGAAGCTCCTCGAGGGGTCTAAATCTGGCGTCGTGCTGTTGGCACGCTCAACCTTGCCTAccatatagaggaaaaaatcaaGAGCATCCTACGATACAAAATGGTGCTAGTTAGTGTCGAAACATAGGTAATTTCGTTGACAGATGCCGAAAAGGAGCATCATTCAAATACAAGTacgaaaataaacaaaactccGAACATTTAAGAAGACATGGTTTTCACCTGCTGTCTCATAGAAGAGAATTCTGCGTGGCTCGCAGCAATTACGTTTTTGAACATGCGAGGAGGTATTCCCTCTTGGCTCTATTAccgattaaaaaaaatgtgaagtCATCAGAAATCAACACAAGGGGGGTATGCAAAACAAATTGTGGCCAttcacatacatatatttattaaaaagtcAAACAAAGGACTTCAAGCATTTGTTTCTTAGCTGTGCTGGCCTGTATTTATTAACCACACAAGGCACAAGTCATACCAAAAATGAAAGCCTCTAAGAGTGAAAAATGACTAAAAATGAGGAACTACCATAAAGCCCGGAAAAAAACCCACTAGAATAAAAACATTGATATGCTTCTAAAGCTCTTGATTAATCAACGGTTTCTATTGAAAGATCAATAACGAATCTAATCATCATATAGAANGAGTAGCAAACATCCcaagaaacttaatattattcAGATGAAAGCTGTTCTATCAGAATAGGATATCTTTTAGCAAAGAAGATGATCAGGCAGTATAAACTGGAAAACAAAGACAGGTGAACTTAAGATGTACATGCAGCAAGGAATAgtgagaagacaaaaaaaaaaaagNGAATGGCAAAATCAATGTACTGAGGCCCTAAGAGGTGGTTTAGATAATATTTATGTAtgcaagcaaaaaaaattcCTGATATAGTCATACCTGTGTTGCAGGAATAGAGTACTTCCCAGAGAGTAAACCATGTCCAAGCTTTGTTCTGCAACCAACATAACCAACAGTGTAAGGAGAAGGAAATAAATATGCAAATTGCCATGCAATTGTCCTCATGGAAACCAGATGAGAAACAGAAGTGCAGATCATAttaaatcaaacaattaaaaaacagaaactaaagCATGTATCATGCAGATACAGGGTATACACAAATATAATCTTAAAACCCTTTCATCAATACAATGTCAAAAGTTCAACCACATGATTTCAGAAAGTCCAGAGCATAAACGTAGTAACATTTGTTATAACAATAACTCACAATTGCATATTGAGGTCCAAAGTTGGATCAGCAGGAGCCATCTCAAAAGCCATCTTTAAGCTCTGATGCGAAAAGTATCTGCAACAATCTCAGAACCAAAAGTTACTATATAGTGGATATAAGAAGCAAAAGGTTTGTTTCGATTTAAGTTatacaagtgaaaaaaaaaacaagaaatatggGCAATGGCATCTACCTTGAAATAAATGAATGGGTAGAGAAAACAACTTGCATCGTAGCTGCCAAGTAGCAACTGGCAAAGGAAATGAAATGGGCATAAGACATCTACAAGGAAACGAAATCCCTGAATAAAATATCATC
The Camelina sativa cultivar DH55 chromosome 15, Cs, whole genome shotgun sequence DNA segment above includes these coding regions:
- the LOC104746477 gene encoding uncharacterized protein LOC104746477, producing the protein MVKTCSQRIKRMSAVDAIDLRSRVSVKYIRYCKTISKYLAELQLSESRKNPSFIVCPTMETTMKLYSMDARSFRRSLLNTIDPSQRSHEESMYMISSSNGIICCVNTFCDKDVENKFCDLQIWICNPCTRETLLLPKGRSSFGIEPSVGVAYGSDISDYRIFRIFCVRKEIPKEKVTVKGYYFQEGQVVYALAFECEVYSSSNGSWKNIGSVPCVPMCSGLRPYRTGHIFVGGKIYWLVSLDEPGEILSVDLEGRFEVINLPEYSDGLKGEDKITEATHLIIFQGSLALFVLHPGKMDIWVWKDEGEKYSWDPVLTIKTPIRDEELVLSVTSLKNNIICVTETHWRIYDVETKIWRKTRGPRTGFTNPAVFPFTESILPCNGGVGL
- the LOC104746478 gene encoding ubiquitin carboxyl-terminal hydrolase 14-like isoform X1; the encoded protein is MELLRSNLSRVQIPEPTHRIYKHECCISFDTPRSEGGLFVDMNSFLAFGKDYVSWNYEKTGNPVYLHIKQTPKSVPEDRPLKKPTLLAIGVDGGFDNNEPEYEESYSIFILPDFVSLPFPSVELPEKVRIAVDTVVNAVGAERKEQVAAWTAEKKQVSQHALTLQQIKSGIVISPSGWKCAKCDKTENLWLNLTDGMILCGRKNWDGTGGNNHAVEHYKETAYPLAVKLGTITADLEAADVYSYPEDDSVLDPLLAEHLAHFGIDFSSMQKTEMTTAERELDQNTTFDWNRIQESGKELVPVFGPGYTGLVNLGNSCYLAATMQVVFSTHSFISRYFSHQSLKMAFEMAPADPTLDLNMQLTKLGHGLLSGKYSIPATQSQEGIPPRMFKNVIAASHAEFSSMRQQDALDFFLYMVGKVERANSTTPDLDPSRSFKFGIEEKILCPSGKVSYNKRDDCILSLNIPLHEATNKDELEAFNKQKAGKGLEENDIRASDEIVRPRVPLEACLANFVSSEQIEDYYSSALKGRTTAIKTTGLTSFPDYLVLHMRKFVMEEGWVPKKLDVYIDVPDVIDISHMRSKGLQPGEELLPDGVPEEVMESAKPVANEEIVAQLVSMGFNQLHCQKAAINTSNAGVEEAMNWLLSHMDDPDIDAPISHQTSDVDQSSVDTLLSFGFAEDVARKALKASGGDIEKATDWIFNNPNASVSDMDVSSSNSAQTPAQSALPDGGGKYKLFGIVSHMGTSVHCGHYVAHILKEGRWVIFNDSKVGISTDPPKDMGYVYFFQRIDG
- the LOC104746478 gene encoding ubiquitin carboxyl-terminal hydrolase 14-like isoform X2 encodes the protein MELLRSNLSRVQIPEPTHRIYKHECCISFDTPRSEGGLFVDMNSFLAFGKDYVSWNYEKTGNPVYLHIKQTPKSVPEDRPLKKPTLLAIGVDGGFDNNEPEYEESYSIFILPDFVSLPFPSVELPEKVRIAVDTVVNAVGAERKEQVAAWTAEKKQVSQHALTLQQIKSGIVISPSGWKCAKCDKTENLWLNLTDGMILCGRKNWDGTGGNNHAVEHYKETAYPLAVKLGTITADLEAADVYSYPEDDSVLDPLLAEHLAHFGIDFSSMQKTEMTTAERELDQNTTFDWNRIQESGKELVPVFGPGYTGLVNLGNSCYLAATMQVVFSTHSFISRYFSHQSLKMAFEMAPADPTLDLNMQLTKLGHGLLSGKYSIPATQSQEGIPPRMFKNVIAASHAEFSSMRQQDALDFFLYMVGKVERANSTTPDLDPSRSFKFGIEEKILCPSGKVSYNKRDDCILSLNIPLHEATNKDELEAFNKQKAGKGLEENDMASDEIVRPRVPLEACLANFVSSEQIEDYYSSALKGRTTAIKTTGLTSFPDYLVLHMRKFVMEEGWVPKKLDVYIDVPDVIDISHMRSKGLQPGEELLPDGVPEEVMESAKPVANEEIVAQLVSMGFNQLHCQKAAINTSNAGVEEAMNWLLSHMDDPDIDAPISHQTSDVDQSSVDTLLSFGFAEDVARKALKASGGDIEKATDWIFNNPNASVSDMDVSSSNSAQTPAQSALPDGGGKYKLFGIVSHMGTSVHCGHYVAHILKEGRWVIFNDSKVGISTDPPKDMGYVYFFQRIDG